One genomic window of Pelmatolapia mariae isolate MD_Pm_ZW linkage group LG5, Pm_UMD_F_2, whole genome shotgun sequence includes the following:
- the LOC134626898 gene encoding granzyme B-like → MFALQQFAVIHVLTFLGQNVLGSKIINGEIVPDNEMLYMASVQDYRGYHICGGFLVSENFVMTAAHCDVCPTYVVLGNHHLRRADKLELQIAEKYKHPYYRDINLGYDIMLLKLSAPVQTSKRIQFIQLPFREMTLNENENCRVAGWGKINTRGNVVDDLRVVDVSVISPQNCQNAWAQHVPGYILPTNVICAGGYNTKKGFCQGDSGGPLVCKGMAVGIVSYNNRLPGTKLGNCNYPNVPNVYTDISKHLNWIRMILKGKKS, encoded by the exons ATGTTTGCTCTGCAACAATTTGCGGTGATTCATGTGCTGACATTCCTCGGGCAAAATG TCCTTGGAAGTAAAATTATAAATGGGGAAATAGTCCCAGACAACGAAATGCTGTATATGGCATCAGTGCAGGATTACAGAGGCTACCATATTTGTGGAGGATTTCTTGTGTCTGAGAACTTTGTAATGACTGCTGCACACTGTGACGT ATGTCCTACATACGTAGTCCTTGGTAACCACCATCTGAGGAGGGCTGATAAGCTCGAGTTACAGATTGCCGAGAAATACAAACACCCATATTATCGGGATATTAACCTTGGATACGACATCATGCTTTTAAAA CTGTCTGCACCTGTCCAAACAAGCAAAAGAATTCAATTCATTCAACTTCCCTTCCGTGAAATGACattaaatgaaaatgagaaTTGCAGAGTGGCTGGATGGGGTAAGATAAACACTCGTGGTAATGTTGTTGATGACCTGAGAGTGGTGGATGTGTCAGTCATCAGTCCACAAAACTGCCAGAATGCTTGGGCTCAACATGTTCCCGGATACATTCTTCCGACCAATGTTATCTGTGCAGGTGGAtacaacacaaaaaaaggaTTCTGTCAG GGTGATTCTGGTGGCCCTCTGGTCTGTAAGGGAATGGCTGTCGGTATTGTTTCTTACAACAATCGGCTTCCTGGAACCAAGCTGGGAAACTGTAACTATCCGAATGTCCCCAATGTCTATACGGATATCTCAAAACACCTTAACTGGATCAGGATGATTctcaaggggaaaaaaagttaa